In Sphingomonas phyllosphaerae, one DNA window encodes the following:
- a CDS encoding TonB-dependent receptor, whose protein sequence is MKTMLFAAVALAPLALPAAAQTAGSARQSDPHRSDEVIVTAPIQTSEADVLQGTSVLTGANLTRELRPTIGETLARLPGVSATSFGPNASRPILRGFQGDRIRVLTDGIGSIDVSNTSVDHAVVIDPLLAERVEVLRGPAALLYGSSAVGGVVNVVDRRIPRALPENGYRVDAIGTYGSAANERSIGGAADVTAAGPLVLHVDGSYLKADDLRTGGFILSRAARRASLALAGAPQDGDEPIDFAGNAALSGKLPNSGAETWTAGAGASIITDGGMLGVSYGHYDSLYGVPVRYATALGQEQEAPRLDVVQNRYDLRAEVTPHGSLIDAIRIRAAHADYRHFELEEDGSVGTAFYNKGLEARLEVVQAKRGAWQGASGVQYFSRAFDVVGDEAFLPRNQTEQTGLFTLQQFEDGRFKAEGGLRYEQTRLTADPGFREGTERFTGADRSFETWSGSLGAAYTIADGVRVGLNGSRTARAPSAEELFANGPHAGTQAYELGNPNFRAETSWGLEATLHAHNQIFSLDASAYYNWFDNYIYESQVDEAACVTAAQGEVELPCFRYDQAKARYYGFEADASARLATIGTHVITADLLGDYVHAEVVDRSPVPRIPPLRLLGGIEARNDTSGARVEVERAFSQNRTAPFETRTDGYTMVNASLSFHPWGGSDRRSILLAANNIFDVEARRAASVLKDFAPLAGRDVRVTFRMGI, encoded by the coding sequence ATGAAGACCATGTTGTTTGCCGCCGTCGCGCTTGCACCGCTTGCCCTGCCCGCTGCCGCCCAGACGGCCGGTTCCGCGCGGCAGTCCGATCCGCACCGTTCCGACGAGGTGATCGTCACCGCGCCGATCCAGACCAGCGAGGCCGACGTCCTGCAGGGCACGTCGGTGCTGACCGGTGCGAATCTGACCCGCGAACTTCGCCCGACGATCGGCGAGACGCTTGCACGATTGCCCGGCGTGTCGGCGACCTCCTTCGGCCCGAACGCGTCGCGGCCGATCCTGCGCGGTTTCCAGGGTGATCGGATCCGCGTCCTGACCGACGGCATCGGGTCCATCGACGTCTCGAATACCTCGGTCGACCATGCGGTGGTGATCGACCCGCTGCTTGCCGAGCGCGTCGAGGTGCTGCGCGGTCCGGCGGCGCTGCTGTACGGCTCGTCGGCGGTCGGCGGCGTGGTCAACGTCGTCGACCGGCGCATCCCCCGTGCGCTGCCCGAGAACGGCTATCGGGTCGATGCGATCGGCACCTATGGCAGCGCGGCGAACGAGCGCTCGATCGGCGGCGCGGCGGACGTGACCGCGGCCGGTCCGCTCGTGTTGCACGTCGACGGATCATATCTGAAGGCGGACGACCTGCGCACTGGCGGGTTCATCCTGTCGCGCGCCGCGCGCCGCGCTTCGCTGGCGCTGGCGGGCGCACCGCAGGACGGTGACGAGCCGATCGACTTCGCCGGCAACGCCGCGCTGAGCGGCAAGCTGCCCAACAGCGGAGCGGAGACGTGGACCGCCGGTGCCGGCGCGTCGATCATTACCGATGGCGGGATGCTTGGCGTCTCCTACGGCCATTACGACAGCCTCTACGGCGTGCCGGTGCGCTATGCGACCGCGCTCGGGCAGGAGCAGGAAGCGCCGCGGCTCGATGTCGTGCAGAACCGCTACGACCTGCGCGCCGAGGTGACGCCGCACGGTTCGCTGATCGACGCGATCCGCATCCGCGCCGCGCATGCCGATTACCGGCATTTCGAGCTGGAGGAAGACGGCTCGGTCGGCACCGCCTTCTACAACAAGGGGCTCGAGGCGCGGCTCGAAGTCGTGCAGGCGAAGCGCGGCGCGTGGCAGGGTGCCAGCGGCGTGCAATATTTCAGCCGTGCGTTCGACGTGGTCGGCGACGAGGCGTTCCTGCCGCGCAACCAGACCGAACAGACCGGGCTCTTCACCCTCCAGCAATTCGAGGACGGCCGCTTCAAGGCGGAGGGCGGGCTGCGCTATGAACAGACGCGGCTCACGGCCGATCCCGGCTTTCGCGAAGGAACCGAGCGGTTCACGGGTGCAGATCGTAGCTTCGAAACGTGGTCGGGGTCGCTGGGTGCGGCCTACACGATCGCGGACGGGGTACGCGTCGGGTTGAACGGGTCGCGCACGGCGCGCGCGCCCTCCGCCGAGGAATTGTTCGCCAACGGACCGCATGCCGGCACGCAGGCCTATGAGCTGGGCAACCCCAACTTCCGCGCGGAAACCTCGTGGGGACTGGAAGCGACGCTCCACGCGCACAACCAGATCTTTAGCCTCGATGCGTCGGCCTATTACAATTGGTTCGACAACTACATCTATGAGTCGCAAGTCGACGAGGCAGCGTGCGTAACGGCGGCGCAGGGTGAGGTCGAGCTGCCGTGCTTCCGCTACGATCAGGCGAAGGCACGCTATTACGGCTTCGAGGCGGATGCGTCGGCACGGCTGGCGACGATCGGCACGCATGTCATCACCGCCGATCTGCTCGGCGATTACGTCCATGCCGAGGTCGTGGACCGCAGCCCGGTGCCGCGGATTCCGCCGCTGCGTCTGCTTGGCGGGATCGAAGCGCGCAACGACACCAGCGGCGCGCGTGTCGAGGTGGAGCGCGCCTTCTCGCAGAACCGCACCGCCCCGTTCGAAACGCGGACCGATGGCTATACGATGGTCAACGCCTCGCTCTCCTTCCATCCTTGGGGCGGAAGCGACCGGCGCAGCATCCTCTTGGCGGCGAACAACATCTTCGACGTCGAGGCACGTCGCGCCGCGAGCGTGCTCAAGGACTTTGCGCCATTGGCCGGTCGCGACGTGCGCGTGACGTTCCGCATGGGGATTTGA
- the recR gene encoding recombination mediator RecR: MASPEIEALTSALARLPGFGPRSARRAVLHLLKRREASLVPLRAALTAVEERLATCGICGNVDTSDPCQICADPRRDPRSLCVVEDVSDLWALERGRLFPGRFHVLGGRLSALEGVRPEDLAIEGLITRVADGAVDEVVLAMNATLEGQTTAHYLVERLERFPVRLTQLAHGLPVGGELDYLDEGTLAQALRARRPVA; the protein is encoded by the coding sequence ATGGCATCCCCCGAGATCGAGGCGCTGACGAGCGCGCTGGCGCGGCTCCCCGGTTTCGGCCCCCGCTCGGCGCGGCGCGCGGTGCTTCATCTGCTCAAGCGCCGCGAGGCATCACTGGTGCCGTTGCGCGCGGCGTTGACGGCGGTGGAGGAACGCCTTGCAACCTGCGGAATTTGCGGAAACGTCGACACTAGCGACCCGTGCCAGATCTGCGCCGATCCGCGCCGCGATCCGCGCAGCCTGTGCGTGGTCGAGGATGTCAGCGACCTGTGGGCGCTGGAGCGCGGGCGGCTGTTCCCCGGCCGTTTCCACGTGCTGGGCGGGCGGCTGTCGGCGCTGGAGGGCGTCCGGCCGGAGGATCTCGCAATTGAGGGTCTGATCACGCGGGTCGCCGATGGCGCGGTCGACGAGGTCGTGCTCGCGATGAACGCCACGCTCGAAGGCCAGACCACCGCGCATTATCTGGTTGAGCGGCTGGAGCGCTTTCCGGTTCGGCTCACGCAGCTTGCGCACGGGCTGCCGGTCGGTGGCGAGTTGGATTATCTCGACGAAGGTACGCTCGCGCAGGCGCTGCGCGCGCGCCGCCCGGTCGCTTGA
- the truA gene encoding tRNA pseudouridine(38-40) synthase TruA, with product MTRYALTVEFDGRPFMGWQRQAHGPSVQQTIEEAALAVTGEQVVVHCAGRTDAGVHGLGMRAHLDIAKPIGAFRLGEALNARLRPAPIAILDCVEVDEEFHARFSCLARAYEYRIVNRRSPLTFQKGLAWQIPQPLDATAMHAGAQVLVGAHDFTTFRSAHCQAASPLKSIDWFEVVRDGDRVIARVEARSFLHHQVRSMVGCLALVGMGRWSVDDLGDALRAADRGRLGLNAPPDGLFFVKALYPGDRLKRDASSTCVDQRN from the coding sequence GTGACGCGTTATGCGCTGACCGTCGAGTTCGACGGCCGGCCGTTCATGGGCTGGCAGCGGCAGGCGCATGGGCCCAGCGTTCAGCAGACGATCGAGGAAGCGGCGCTCGCGGTCACCGGCGAGCAGGTCGTGGTGCATTGCGCGGGGCGCACCGATGCCGGCGTCCACGGGCTGGGGATGCGCGCGCATCTGGACATCGCCAAGCCGATCGGTGCGTTCCGGCTGGGCGAGGCGCTCAACGCGCGGCTGCGGCCGGCGCCGATCGCCATCCTCGACTGCGTCGAGGTGGACGAAGAATTTCACGCGCGATTCTCGTGCCTTGCGCGCGCTTATGAATATCGGATCGTCAATCGTCGCTCCCCGCTGACCTTCCAGAAGGGGCTCGCGTGGCAGATCCCTCAGCCGCTCGACGCCACCGCGATGCACGCGGGCGCGCAGGTGCTGGTTGGCGCGCATGACTTCACTACCTTCCGTTCGGCGCATTGTCAGGCGGCGAGCCCGCTCAAGTCGATCGACTGGTTCGAGGTGGTGCGCGACGGCGACCGGGTGATCGCCCGGGTCGAGGCGCGGTCGTTCCTCCACCATCAGGTGCGCTCGATGGTCGGCTGCCTCGCGCTGGTCGGGATGGGCCGATGGTCGGTCGACGATCTTGGCGACGCGCTGCGCGCCGCAGATCGCGGGCGGCTGGGGCTGAACGCGCCGCCCGACGGGCTATTCTTCGTGAAGGCGCTCTACCCCGGCGACCGGCTGAAGCGCGACGCCAGTTCGACGTGCGTCGACCAGCGGAACTGA
- the def gene encoding peptide deformylase yields the protein MAILPIVEVPDARLRETAEPVADVNDAVRAIVADMFDTMYDAHGIGLAAVQVGIMQRIVVIDLQERELEEGEPREAARDPRAFINPELTWLSEETSSYNEGCLSIPEQYAEVTRPTRCRVKWLDTTGATQEAEFDGLLSTCMQHEIDHLNGVLFIDHISRLKRGMLLKKLDKLRRG from the coding sequence ATGGCCATTCTCCCGATCGTAGAAGTCCCCGACGCGCGCCTGCGCGAAACCGCCGAGCCCGTCGCGGACGTGAACGATGCCGTGCGCGCGATCGTCGCCGATATGTTCGACACTATGTATGACGCGCATGGCATCGGGCTGGCGGCGGTGCAGGTCGGCATCATGCAGCGGATCGTCGTGATCGATCTGCAGGAACGAGAACTGGAAGAAGGCGAGCCGCGTGAGGCGGCGCGCGATCCACGCGCGTTCATCAACCCGGAACTCACGTGGCTTAGCGAGGAAACCTCGAGCTACAACGAAGGCTGTCTCTCGATCCCGGAGCAATATGCCGAGGTTACCCGGCCGACGCGCTGCCGGGTCAAGTGGCTCGACACCACCGGTGCAACGCAGGAGGCGGAGTTCGACGGGCTGCTGTCGACATGTATGCAGCACGAGATCGATCACCTGAACGGGGTGCTGTTCATCGATCACATCTCGCGGCTGAAGCGCGGGATGTTGCTCAAGAAGCTCGACAAGCTCCGCCGGGGCTGA
- the rmuC gene encoding DNA recombination protein RmuC, with the protein MLEYVLVALLALALGALLGWLAGKREAAGFRQERDAQVEQFKRAITDLASAEERARAAETLRTELTQARDERETARLQVSRLEAEGRAAEQRIADLRAAADEMSLRFREVAQNALGEAQKQFLERAEARFRQAEEQSGQGLRALLQPVNDRLLRYEEGVAKIEAERRDAFGELRGQIEAMRVGQERVSGEAAKLVNVLRNAPKARGRWGEQQLRNVLESCGLAEHTDFRMEVSVTGEEGARLRPDAIVRVPGGKSLIIDAKVSLNAYQDAFGAVDEAERQLGLAAHAASMRTHVNALGAKAYWTQFDDAPEYVVMFVPGEHFLSAALEHDAGLWDYAFERRVLLATPTNLIAIARTVSAVWRQEKLAREAQEIGALGKELYQRLAVMGGHVARLGKNLDTAMGAYNSFVGSLESQVLTSARRFESLNIDTGNKTIDTLPVGEQAARPLTKLVAVEDAAE; encoded by the coding sequence ATGCTTGAATATGTCCTCGTCGCTCTCTTGGCGCTCGCCCTTGGTGCTCTGCTCGGCTGGCTCGCGGGCAAGCGCGAGGCGGCCGGCTTCCGTCAGGAGCGCGACGCACAGGTCGAGCAGTTCAAGCGCGCGATCACCGACCTCGCCAGCGCGGAGGAACGCGCTCGCGCCGCCGAGACGCTCCGCACGGAACTGACCCAGGCGCGCGACGAGCGCGAGACCGCGCGCTTGCAGGTGTCGCGGCTGGAGGCGGAGGGCCGCGCCGCCGAGCAGCGCATCGCCGACCTGCGCGCCGCCGCCGACGAGATGAGCCTGCGCTTCCGCGAGGTCGCGCAAAACGCGCTCGGCGAGGCGCAGAAGCAGTTCCTCGAACGTGCCGAGGCGCGCTTTCGGCAGGCCGAGGAGCAATCGGGGCAGGGGCTGCGCGCGCTGCTTCAGCCGGTCAACGATCGACTGCTCCGCTACGAAGAGGGCGTCGCGAAGATCGAGGCCGAGCGCCGCGACGCGTTCGGCGAGCTGCGCGGCCAGATCGAGGCGATGCGCGTCGGGCAGGAGCGTGTCTCGGGCGAGGCCGCCAAGTTGGTCAATGTGCTCCGCAACGCCCCGAAGGCGCGCGGGCGCTGGGGTGAGCAGCAACTCCGCAACGTGCTCGAATCGTGCGGACTCGCCGAGCACACCGACTTCCGCATGGAGGTGAGCGTCACCGGCGAGGAAGGCGCGCGTCTCCGTCCCGACGCGATCGTCCGCGTGCCGGGCGGCAAGTCGCTGATCATCGACGCCAAGGTGTCGCTCAACGCCTATCAGGACGCGTTCGGCGCGGTGGACGAGGCGGAGCGGCAGCTGGGGCTCGCCGCGCATGCCGCATCGATGCGCACGCACGTCAACGCGCTGGGCGCCAAGGCTTATTGGACACAGTTCGACGACGCGCCCGAATATGTCGTGATGTTCGTCCCTGGCGAGCATTTCCTCTCCGCCGCGCTCGAACATGACGCCGGGCTGTGGGATTACGCGTTCGAGCGCCGCGTGCTGCTCGCCACCCCGACCAACCTGATCGCGATCGCCCGCACCGTTTCGGCGGTGTGGCGTCAGGAGAAACTGGCGCGCGAAGCGCAGGAGATCGGCGCGCTCGGCAAGGAACTGTACCAGCGGCTCGCGGTGATGGGCGGGCATGTCGCGCGGCTCGGCAAGAATCTCGACACCGCGATGGGCGCGTACAACAGCTTCGTCGGCAGTTTGGAGAGTCAGGTGCTGACCAGCGCGCGCCGCTTCGAATCGCTCAACATCGACACCGGCAACAAGACGATCGATACATTGCCGGTCGGCGAACAGGCCGCCCGCCCGCTGACCAAGCTGGTCGCGGTAGAGGATGCGGCGGAATAG
- the fmt gene encoding methionyl-tRNA formyltransferase, with amino-acid sequence MRIIFMGTPAFAVPTLEALVADGHDVVAAYSQPPRPGGRRGRELVRSPVHARAEELGVPVRTPVTLRDAEAQAAFAAHDADVAVVAAYGLILPRAVLDAPRLGCLNVHGSLLPRWRGAAPVQRAILAGDAETGVGIMQMEAGLDTGPVRLEGRTSIDGKNAGQLTEELAIMGAHLMAEVLRDPDAYPPVVQPEDGITYAEKIRKDEARIDFGAGAAQVVRQVAAFCPVPGAFFEHQGERMKVLEAEMAAGDGPPGEVLDDMLTIACGNRAIRPTRVQRAGRGVMSVAELLRGFPIPVGTQL; translated from the coding sequence ATGCGGATCATCTTCATGGGAACTCCGGCGTTCGCGGTGCCGACGCTGGAGGCGCTGGTGGCGGACGGGCATGACGTCGTGGCGGCGTATAGCCAGCCACCGCGGCCGGGCGGGCGGCGCGGCCGCGAGCTGGTGCGCTCACCGGTGCATGCCCGGGCGGAGGAACTGGGCGTACCGGTGCGAACGCCGGTGACGTTGCGCGACGCCGAGGCGCAGGCGGCGTTCGCGGCGCACGACGCCGATGTCGCGGTCGTCGCGGCGTATGGGCTGATCCTGCCACGGGCTGTGCTGGACGCACCGCGGCTGGGATGCCTCAACGTTCATGGCTCGCTGCTGCCGCGCTGGCGGGGCGCGGCGCCGGTACAGCGCGCGATCCTCGCCGGCGATGCCGAGACCGGAGTCGGGATCATGCAGATGGAAGCCGGGCTGGACACCGGGCCGGTGCGGCTGGAGGGGCGGACGTCGATCGATGGCAAGAACGCCGGACAACTGACGGAAGAACTAGCAATAATGGGCGCGCATCTGATGGCGGAGGTGTTGCGCGACCCCGATGCCTACCCGCCCGTTGTGCAGCCGGAGGACGGCATCACCTACGCCGAAAAGATCCGCAAGGACGAGGCGCGGATCGATTTCGGAGCGGGTGCCGCGCAGGTGGTGCGGCAGGTTGCGGCCTTTTGTCCGGTGCCGGGCGCGTTCTTCGAGCATCAGGGCGAACGGATGAAGGTGCTCGAAGCCGAAATGGCGGCGGGGGACGGGCCGCCGGGTGAGGTGCTCGACGACATGTTGACGATCGCGTGCGGCAATAGGGCGATCCGGCCCACGCGGGTGCAGCGCGCCGGACGCGGGGTGATGAGCGTGGCGGAGTTGTTGCGCGGCTTTCCGATCCCGGTCGGTACGCAGCTGTGA